In Nostoc sp. CENA543, a single genomic region encodes these proteins:
- a CDS encoding YdcF family protein produces the protein MTKRKFIFILLSLMSALLVAIASTAVSIYLYGNHTPNLKADAAIVLGAAVWKTAPSPVFRERIHHATNLYKKGDVSKIIFTGGVGDKNELPEAVVGKNYAVEQGVKTEDIFTETLSRTTYQNLKNAGEIVSHHQFTKCLIVSDPLHLKRAVLMARDLGIDAYPSPTPTTRYRSLQSQIPFLMRETYFYFVYLIFKI, from the coding sequence ATGACGAAAAGAAAGTTTATTTTTATTTTACTATCTTTGATGTCTGCGTTATTGGTGGCGATCGCATCTACTGCTGTGAGTATTTATTTGTATGGCAATCATACTCCAAATCTGAAGGCAGATGCAGCAATTGTCTTGGGTGCGGCGGTTTGGAAAACAGCACCTTCACCAGTGTTTCGAGAACGCATTCATCACGCCACTAATTTATATAAAAAAGGCGATGTTAGTAAGATTATTTTCACGGGTGGAGTAGGAGATAAAAATGAACTTCCTGAAGCGGTAGTTGGTAAAAACTACGCTGTTGAACAAGGTGTAAAAACAGAAGATATTTTCACAGAAACACTCTCACGCACAACTTACCAAAATCTTAAAAATGCGGGAGAAATAGTTTCCCATCATCAATTTACTAAGTGTCTCATTGTGAGTGATCCTTTACATCTCAAGCGAGCTGTCTTAATGGCTAGAGATTTAGGTATAGATGCTTATCCATCACCTACACCTACTACCCGTTATCGTAGTTTACAAAGTCAAATACCTTTTTTAATGCGTGAAACTTATTTTTATTTTGTCTACCTGATATTTAAAATTTAG